The genome window CGAGCGAGACCCCGCTACCACACGGCCGCCTCGTTCATTTCGGGGGCGTGGGACAGGTGATTCCCGTAGCTCGCCCCGCCGTTGACCGACAGCGACGAGAAGGGCGGGCTGGGCCCGAAAACCTCAGCCGACATGGAGTGCAGAGGCCCGGGCAGGCTAGGCTCGGGACTGGGCGAGTCCCCGGGGGGATGAGCGAGAATGTCAGTGAACCGCTGCGCCTCGCTCGAAGGGTGGTGGCCGGGCAGCGGGTGCTCCAGGCCGCCCAGGGGCGTCCCCGACGGCCCAGACGACGGCACGAAGGGCAGGTCCACAGGCGTCTGAGCCTGCGAGGAGGGGGGACCTTGCGGGAAGAAGTCGTAGTTGCCCCCTGGCCCGTAGTACTCGCTCTGGTAATCTGCGGAGCGGCAGGGAGGAGGGTGTCAGCGGGGGCGGGGGTGAGAAAGGGCGGGAGGGCGCCCTCCCCCCGGGACTGGGGGGCTCGCGGTCGGCGGGCTCTGCTGCGCGGCAGGGAGCCGGGTGCAGGTTTGGCGCAAACACCAGAGCTGTTCCGTACCTGCCCGCCTGCCTCATTCAGGGTCGGGAATTCGGCCCTCGGTCTCACCGCCTCCTGATTCCTTTCCAGCCTTCCCATCTTCCCGCCACTCTGCACTTCTTTGCAGAAGACTAGAAGCGCCGCCCGCGCTGCCACCCGCTTCCAACGAAGCCAAACCCCGCCCGTCCTCTAAGCAGCACACCCACCTCCGTAGAAGGAGAAGGGCCCGTTGGGGATGAGCTCTCCGGGCTCAAGGCGGTCCACCAGCGGCCTCATCCTGCGCGGACTGCGGAAGAAGGCGTGGCGCCGGGCGCCCAGCGCGCTCAGCTGTTTCATCCTCCGTTCCTTGGAGCGGCGGTTCTGGAACCAGACCTGAAGCACACATGCCGCGGGGGGAGGTCACGGAGACCCCCGTCTCAGTGCGCAGCCTGACCCGATCCCATCACCCCTCCACTGCCTAGCTCGCCCACTCAGGgctgagtgtgagtgagagtgtgtgtgtgcgtgtgtttgtgtgtgtgtgtgtgtgtgtgtgtgtgttgggagggacTGAGCCAATGGCGAACAGGTCGGGACACCTGGGCCAGCGGAGGGGAGGCTGTTGAAGTTCTTTCTAATGGTCACACTGTCACGGTTACAGCTTCTCGGGAGGCTGTACATACATAGACATCCAACCTCCCAAAATTATGTCAGACACACGCTCAACTTCCCTTTCACGGTGGCTGGCAGCTGCCTCCCCCACATAACAGTGACAGAGAGAACTAAACAGACTTCTGTTGACACTCAGTCTCGCAGTGATAGTGACACCAAAATCCACAATCTCTTTTTCACACCCATGCACAATCTCCCAGTGCCAAGCATACTTATCCACAGATTCGCACTGATACTGACACAGACACAAAGCCTCCCATTCACATGTGCACAGGTTGGCACAGCCTTCCGGAGGAGCAGGGCCTCTTGCTGAAGGCAGCCTGCCtacccacacaaacacacactcagcCTCCAGGCACATCTGCCCACACCCTTGCAGAGCCTGCAGGCAGGGTGAACCAGACACCTAACCTCAGGCACTAGACTGGAGCAAATCACCACAGTCTCAAGCCCTCAGAACATAATGGAACTGCTGCCCAGATGGCTGCCTCCCCTAGGCTTGTGTGGGACCACCTGAGGCAGGGCCCACTCCTAGGACCACCTCCCCTTCAAACCAGGATGCCCCACCTCTCTTCCAATGGGATGTCTCTGCTCTGAGGCTTGTGAAACTGGGGCAAGAGACTCACAAAGTTGGGGTTAGGGACACAGAAGTAGATCACATTGTGCAGAAGCCAGCAGCAGGGATTAAGTCACGCATGTACAGCAATCTCTTGGCACTTTTGGAACAGGGGTGGGTGGTGCAGGAAAAAGGTTCCAACTCTAGCTGTGGTGTCCCACAAtgtcccctcctccagcctcctgctgagctccctgtccctcctcctccaccaccactaTCACCTGCACTGGACCAGGAAAAACAAGAGGCCTAGGGATTTGGAAGATCTATTCATTCCCCCCCCCTTCCCAGAAAGGTAGAGGTGGGTCTGggtctctctcctccccctccacTATCCTCCCTGGGCTCGCCCACCTCCTTCAAGGGTCCCCATTAGGCCTGGGTGTCTGCCTGGAGGAGCCCTGTAGACCTCAGGGATCTGAGTGGCATGCCACGGGCCCTGACCTGGATGACACGCATGTTGAGGCCAGTCTCCTGAGCCAGCTGCTCGCGGATATGGCGCGTGGGCTTGGGCGTTGCAGCGAAGGCAGCCTTCAGCGTCTCCAGCTGCTTGGCTTTGATGGTGGTGCGAGGTCCCCGCCGCTTGGCGCCTAGGTTCTGGTCGTCATTCTCGTTGCTGCCCCCTTCCTTGTCCGATACATTGGCGCTCTCTGAGTCCTTGGCATCGTCCTGCGACGGGTCTTGGGAGTCCGGAGACAAACTGGGGTCACTGCCTGTGGTGGCTGGGGAAAGGGAAAGGACAAGTGAGCAGCGGCCTTGGCAGACTTTTCTCCCCCAGGACCCCCCCAGCCCTAGCCAGCCAGGAACTGGGTTCTCACCCGAGTGGAGGCTGTTCTCTTTGGCGACACTGCTGTTGCTTAGGTAATCGTCTTTGCAGACGAACTTGTTCTCGTCGATGATGTAGAGCTCCTCGCCGGTGGAGAGCTGCTTGTTACACATCATGCAGGTGAAGCAGTTCAGGTGAAACACTTTGCTCCGCGCTCTCCGGACCAGGTCGCTAGGGGAGATGCCCTGTGCACATCCTGCGCATTTGGTACCGAAACACCTGCAGGGGGGTGGGTTGGTGAGGGGCAGTGGGAGAAAGTGGCCGggagagaatataaataaataagtagaaagtgggagaagaggaaagggaaaaagaaggaggagaaagccaaaaagaaaaagaggtacagaatGCCGAGTaagcaggcagggaggcaggaggagagagcgCAGAGCACCAGTGTAAAGTCAGGGAGGAGATACAAATGGTTAGAGAGTGCGGGGCCCAAGCTGCCCCCATCTATAGCCTCATGCCTTGCATGGCCCCAAAGAAAAAAGCGCTGCTGAAGAAAGCAGCAAGGTGGCGATAGGTAGACCCAGGGACACTTATTTTCTGATTAGATtcagaaaacaaattcaaattaGACCTTCATATAAACGCGTACCGGGCGCCGCTATTCTCTCCTAATGTGGCCTCTCTTTCACTGAAAAAGGACCCACACACAGGTTGGGGGATGGCAAGGTCCAGTCCCAACgcgggttaaaaaaaaaaaaacaggcgcGGGGAGCCCATATGGCCGCAGCTGGGCCACCGCCACGTTCAAGCCCAAAGCCGGCAGGTTTGTGCTAGAGCCGCCACGGGTCTCTAGGTGTCGGTCCGTGCTATACGAACGCTTTGCGGGAGCCAGGCCTCTGGGGCCAGCCGGCAGCTGGCACTGTTCGCTGCTCTCCGGCTGGGCTCCAGCCAGAACTAGGGAAACCGGACGCGGTCGGCCGAGGCTCAGAGGCTCAGCCCgcgcttcctccaggaagcctgcatAGCGCTTTGCTCCATGGTCACCGCAACCAGAGCCACGCGACCCGGGGCAGCTGTGGGGACGGCATGTCCGGGACCTCTGGGCAAAGcgacccccaccccttatcccagTTTGATCTATCATCACAAACTCTTGAGCATAGCAGTGACCAAGTCAGCCCAGTAAACTGGGAGATCTCAAACAGGGCAATTACAATTCGCATTTGCTCTTGTTCTTCTCTGTTGACTTGCGTGTTTGTGTGGATTTGATGGCAAGATAGTGAGTTTAAGAGAATACAATTAAAACGCTAAACGGAGAAGGGGTGTCGGAAGAAGTCTCTAGGCTCCGACGAGCCTGGTCTCGGGTTTCGGCAAGGGAGTGGGGGTGGCTGGAAGTGCATAGGAGAGCTCCGAGCGGAGCCTGCGCCTCAGAGCCGAGGTCCGCGTTGGGTGGAAGCCAACCTCCCGCAAACCCTGGCAGCGGGGGGAAGTAGAAGGAGAGGTCTGCGGAGGCTGCAGCCTCGAGGCATTTCACAGGCGCGGTCCGCAGAGTCCCGGGCCCACGCTTGGAGACCAGTCGGCGTTTCGGGAACACCCTGGGCTCTTGAGGAGAGGCATGAAAGCCGAGTTCTTCCTTGCCACTGCCAAGGCAGGCGACCCCGATACTCCATGCAAAAGGCTCGGCGGTTCGCGCCATGACCTCTCAGAGGTGGAAAAGGCAGAGGCACGGAGCTAGCCCGGGTTTCTAAGCTCAGCCTGGAGGGCGAGCAACCCGAGGAGGCCTGGAGAATGCAGTTGCTGGAGAGCTCCGCGCGGGAAAAGATGGGAACCAGAGTTTACACACCCGAGGCTGGGCTACCTCTCTCCAAGCTTGGAGGGGTTTCTGGGCCGAGGTAAGCTCAGACCCTTTCTTCTCAGGCCCGTGCAGCCAAACCCACGATTTCCAGGACGCAAGCAGGGCCGAGTCCTGGGCATCCAGCGCACCAGCTGGCGAAGAGACTGACGCCCGTGGGATTTGGCTGCCCTCTCCAAAGGCAGCTCCTAACACAGCCGCCACGGCCACGCTGACCTCTGATCCGAAGCTGGACTGGAAGAGCCCGCGGGGAGGGAGCAGAGGCGCACGAGGGAAGTACTCACCGGAAGAAGTCGTTCTTGCAGTAGAGCTTGCCTTCTCTGGAGAAGCACTTCTCGGTCAGGTTGCATTTACATTCACAGCACTGGACGCACTTGACGTGCCAGGCCCTGTCCAGCACGTTCAAGAGGAAGCGGTCCAGGATGGGCCTTTTGCAGCCGGCACAGTGCACCATGGTCTTTGGTTTGGTCAGGTGAGGCCcggagagaaaagagcaggtaGAGCCGAGGGGAAGATTCCCGAAGACGCCCGGCACGAGTTCTCCAGCCCCTCCAAAAAGAGGAGACACACTCGGCGGTGCAAGCCAAAACCCACACCAGGAAATTAGAGAAGGGGGAAACGAGGCTGAGAGGGGGAGAGGGACGCCTTGGTGGAGTGTGCAGCCCGGGAGTCCCAGGGCCCAGAGGCACAGCAGCGCCGCCACAGCTCCAGGGGCAAGGAGAAGAGTCTCAGGCGGGAGAGAAAGCAACTCTTATGCCCTGAACCCGCGAAGGTCACCGAAAACAGCGACGGGAACGGAAATAAATAAAAcggagaagaaggaagaggacgCGAAGAGCTCGGGTTGCAGGGACAGCGTCGCTGAGTTCTCTCGGGCTTGAGGTAGAGCTGTCAGAAGTCAAAGTGCATCTGCTTTTGTCGGGGTTTGAGGGCGGCGGGGTGTGTGCCGGGCTGACCGCCACCGGGGTTTCCCCTcctctttttataaaagaaaataacaaaacgaATCGAGAAGCTTTGGATCCTAAACTGCCAGCATCGCGCAGTGGGTCGGGACGCGCCGGGCGCCCGCGtcgggcctgggggagggggcggggacaggccaaggagggaggagggaagggagggcaaGAGCGAGATCTCGTTGTTGATTGTTGATGCTTAGAGGTTTCCCCCcttttggagaagtgtttgtgtCAATCGAGAACGGAGAGGGACAACTCGGGGCGGTCGCAGCCAGGTGCGCTTGCTCACTCCCCACCGCCCCAGCCCGGTCACCTCGGCCCGCGGCCTGCCCGGTGGCCTCCGTGTTCTCGGAAGGGCACTCTCAGCGTCTGGACTCCTTCGGGGAGGTGATAGTCTGGCTCCTCACCGCGCCTGGCCGTGCATCTTGGCTCCAGTCACAACTCGCGGAAGCCCGGGAGCGCGGCCGCGCATCTCTCGGCCCACTGTCCGGCTGCCTGCGTCCAACCCCACAGTCGCTcgactttttcctttccttttccctctcttcgTTGTGGTGGCAAATCTGGGGTTCCTTTCtagcctctttcttcctttttttttttttttttcctttgcagcgGTAGGAGTAGGGGGGAGGGGAGTAGCTTGGAGGGCTTTAAAAAAAACGTCCTGGTGCAGCAGCTACAGTTCTGCGCGGCTGGAACAGCTCGGCATGAGCCTCCGCTGTCGCCGCACGGGCCGCAGTTCGTTGCTGGCTGTTCCCGGACAAGGGTCCCTCTGTCCCTGGTCTCCTGGCCCAGTCCGCCGCCCCGGCACGTCTCTCCCCAGCTCCAGCGGCTCGGTCACTGCTCCTGGCTGTTGGCTGAGCTCTGGAAGCCCCCTCGCCTTAATGCAGCGCCCGCCGACGTCACCGCGACCTGCGACCAATCAGCGGCTCGCGGTCCCTCTGTAAACCATTCTGCATCCCCCGGCTGGGGAGAGTGCCGGGAGACCGCGTTTAGAGGATCAGTGGCGGCCGCATCCGCGGCCCGGCGCGGTGCGGGCTGCGGGCATCGAGGTGCCCGGGCCCCCCTCTACTCTGGTAAGGCGTCGGTTTCGGTGGGAGGGACTGAGAGCGCGCGGGAGTAGGCGCAGGCGGAAGACCTAATTCTGCTGGAGAGTGGGAGTAATGAAGATGGAGCCTTAAGATTGGGGTGCAGCTGGGTCCGGGAGCCCCGGCGACCCTGGTGCAGTTTGACTTTATAATTCAGTGGGTGCTGACTAGTTTTGGTTCCCCCCCCACCATGCTTTTTGGGTCTAGAAGTTTGTCCCGGCACAGCGCGCGTTCTCTGGAGGAGTGGTGAGGGGAGGACGCTCGGCCCTAGAATCTTCCTCCTCCGGTCCTTCCTTCTATGCACCCTCCCCCAGTCCATCCAAAGTCCACAGGGTCCAGTCTCTAGGAGATCTGGGTGTCTGTTTCCCGCAGCGCGGCCTCAGAAAGTTGATTCCGGCAGTTTcctggtgggggcgggggagacCGGAGGCGCGGCGCCGGGGAGGGGGGAAAGGAGTGGGTGGGGAAGCGCCTCCGGTGAGGAGTTGCAGCACTGGTGAGAAGTTGCGAGAAAACTGTGAACCGGAGACACCTTTTACATAGAAAAACAAACGAGTAGGCGGGAAACCGCGGGGCATCAGCGGCGGCTGCGGGTGGTGGCAGTGGCCGTGCGAAGCCGGGACTTCCTAGGGGCTCCACAGAGAGGCTGCAGTGGATTGGGGCGTGCAGCGCACGGGCAGAATAGCCCCGTTTCCTGTTCTCCCCTTTTCCCGGCTGCGGGCAGACACCAGGTTCCTCAGACGACAGCAGACCGCGTTCTCCATAGTTCACTCCTCAGAATCCATTACCTGCCTAATTTCGCTCAGGGTATAAACTCGGGACCACTGCCCATGGGGGTGGATTATTCCAGACGTGAGGGTCGGTTCCGGGTCTTGAGAGCTAAGCCTCGCTCTAAGAGTCTCTCTTGTTCCCTGGCCCAAGCTGGGCAAATACTAAATTTCCTTTCAACAGCACCGTTTCTCTGTTTAAGGGAGATTTCTCCCGAAGAGAAGTCTGAAAAGGTGACAGGGCTGGGCAGTCTTCCTTTTGCTTCTCGTTCTCTttttggggtggtgggggtgctAGGAAGGAGATTAGGCCCTCGTACGGAAGGAAATATGGCTGGGCAGTCAGCCAAGTCTAGTCAGTATTTTGGGATTGGCCTTTTGACCCCACTTGAGGTGCAGAGCTCAGGCATCCCACACAGGGCCCGGCATAAGTGGGGGGAAAGGCAGGATGAAAGGTAATTGTAATGAAGTTGGGCAGGGAATCCAGCTCTCTTTAAAAGGAATACCCTCTTCGGGCGAATTGGGAAGCCGCTGGAGAGACTTTAGTTTGCGGTCTGTGGGACCGGAGTTTGAGGGCTCTGCCGATCCCCCTTTTCTGCTTTCAAGCCTCCGCCCGCACCGCCTGCAATCGTGAGGccccccagcagcccctgccttGCCTCCCAAGTCACTTTTCCATTGGAAGCCAAAGCCGAGGCCCGCCGTGAGCCTCCTTGGCGCTGCACCCATCTTGACCTCTGGGTGTGGGGCCCCTAACaccttctctgcaccccctctACACACACCTGGGCTCGGGTTCCTCGCGCGGGCAGGCCGGTATTGCGGCTGGTTATCGCTCTGTCTTCAACCCACTCCGTTGGCCTCTCCCAGGCCTGGGCCCAccgcagggctgggggtgggaagggcagtTCTCCACTCAGCACGCCGGCTTCGCTGGGTTGGACTTGGCTTTGTGCTCCTGCTGACCCGATACTTCCAGGTACAAGCCAACCCGTACTCGGCACTCTAGGACCCAAGGAGGCGCTAAGAGCGGTAGGGCGCAGGTTCCTCGCCTCCTCCATCCGGACCCCGAGGTGCCTACCCAGCCCCCTGCGCTGGGTGAGGCCCGTGGGGCGGAGCTGATCCGATCGACTGGTCCCCACGCTTCCCCGACCCCCAGCTGTCTCGGTCTCGCCACTAGCGCCCTCGACCCAACCGTCCTTTTTGGAATCTAAAGCGGACAGAGTCCCGGGTGGCTCGCCCCCGCCCCCGTCCCAGCTGGGCTTCTTCTCATGCAAAGCAGAGGGGCCGCGGCGGTGGCTGACGGTCGGCGGGGACCTACGGAGCGACAGTTGGACGCGGCTGCAGGCCCCTTCTGAACCCAAGGCCTGCCGCCTCCTTTCGGGTGGACACGAGGTTGCATCACCGGTTTGGGGGTGCAGGGACCTGGGGATCTTGACGTCGAGGGAAAAGCGGGCAGACCCCGCGGGCAGACCAGAGCAGTA of Manis javanica isolate MJ-LG chromosome 4, MJ_LKY, whole genome shotgun sequence contains these proteins:
- the LHX1 gene encoding LIM/homeobox protein Lhx1, which encodes MVHCAGCKRPILDRFLLNVLDRAWHVKCVQCCECKCNLTEKCFSREGKLYCKNDFFRCFGTKCAGCAQGISPSDLVRRARSKVFHLNCFTCMMCNKQLSTGEELYIIDENKFVCKDDYLSNSSVAKENSLHSATTGSDPSLSPDSQDPSQDDAKDSESANVSDKEGGSNENDDQNLGAKRRGPRTTIKAKQLETLKAAFAATPKPTRHIREQLAQETGLNMRVIQVWFQNRRSKERRMKQLSALGARRHAFFRSPRRMRPLVDRLEPGELIPNGPFSFYGDYQSEYYGPGGNYDFFPQGPPSSQAQTPVDLPFVPSSGPSGTPLGGLEHPLPGHHPSSEAQRFTDILAHPPGDSPSPEPSLPGPLHSMSAEVFGPSPPFSSLSVNGGASYGNHLSHAPEMNEAAVW